The Desulfohalovibrio reitneri genome contains a region encoding:
- the rplC gene encoding 50S ribosomal protein L3 codes for MAKNIGILGRKVGMTRIFSEDGTITPVTVLEAGPCPVVQIKTADKDGYTALQVGHGEVAERKLNKPGKGHQAKAGQGFFRDLREFRFDGASEYEVGSELTVEMFKPGERVKVTGTSKGKGFQGVMKRHNFAGSRASHGAEKVHRAPGAVGHCTFPSKIFKNKKMPGHMGDRKVTYKNLEIVDVRPEDNVILVKGQVPGAKGGLVMVRKQD; via the coding sequence ATGGCCAAGAATATCGGAATCCTGGGCCGCAAGGTGGGCATGACCCGCATTTTCTCCGAGGACGGCACCATCACCCCCGTGACCGTCCTGGAGGCGGGACCCTGCCCGGTGGTCCAGATCAAGACCGCCGACAAGGACGGTTACACCGCGCTGCAGGTGGGGCATGGCGAGGTCGCCGAGCGCAAGCTCAACAAGCCCGGCAAGGGGCACCAGGCCAAGGCTGGCCAGGGCTTCTTCCGAGACCTGCGCGAGTTCCGTTTCGACGGGGCTTCGGAGTACGAGGTGGGCAGCGAGTTGACCGTGGAGATGTTCAAGCCCGGCGAGCGGGTCAAAGTGACCGGCACCAGCAAGGGCAAGGGCTTCCAGGGCGTCATGAAGCGCCATAACTTCGCTGGCTCCCGCGCCTCCCACGGCGCCGAGAAGGTGCACCGCGCTCCCGGAGCCGTGGGTCACTGCACCTTCCCCTCCAAGATCTTCAAGAACAAGAAGATGCCGGGGCACATGGGCGACCGCAAGGTGACATACAAGAACCTGGAGATCGTGGACGTGCGCCCCGAGGACAATGTCATCCTCGTCAAGGGCCAGGTGCCCGGCGCCAAGGGCGGACTCGTCATGGTCCGCAAGCAGGACTAG
- the rplD gene encoding 50S ribosomal protein L4: MATVKIVDQTNAEVGSLDLAPEVFGVEVKPEILNLVVRAQRNAARAGTHKTKGRSEVSGGGRKPWRQKGTGRARAGTIRSPLWRGGGTTFGPTPRSYEIKVNKKVRSLALKMALSTRAADDRLTVVDKLELPEAKTKHFAEIIGKLGLKKALIVVEGADNTLALSARNLPHVKLLEAEKLNVYDVLKYPQLVVVKDAVNSLEERLK; this comes from the coding sequence ATGGCTACCGTGAAAATAGTCGACCAGACCAACGCCGAGGTGGGCAGCCTCGATCTCGCTCCCGAAGTGTTCGGGGTTGAGGTCAAGCCCGAGATCCTCAACCTGGTGGTGCGCGCCCAGCGCAACGCCGCCCGGGCTGGCACCCACAAGACCAAGGGCCGCTCCGAGGTCTCCGGCGGCGGACGCAAGCCGTGGCGCCAGAAAGGTACGGGCCGCGCCCGTGCGGGCACCATTCGCTCCCCCCTGTGGCGGGGCGGTGGCACCACCTTCGGGCCCACCCCGCGCAGCTACGAGATCAAGGTCAACAAGAAGGTGCGTTCACTGGCCCTGAAGATGGCCCTTTCCACCCGCGCCGCCGACGATCGCCTGACCGTGGTGGACAAGCTGGAGCTGCCCGAGGCCAAGACCAAGCATTTCGCCGAAATTATCGGCAAGCTGGGACTGAAAAAGGCCTTGATTGTTGTCGAGGGCGCTGATAATACTCTCGCTCTTTCGGCCCGGAATCTGCCTCACGTGAAATTGCTCGAGGCGGAAAAGCTCAATGTTTATGATGTTCTGAAGTACCCCCAGCTGGTGGTGGTCAAGGACGCCGTGAACAGCCTCGAGGAAAGGTTGAAGTAA
- the tuf gene encoding elongation factor Tu encodes MGKAKFERNKPHVNIGTVGHIDHGKTTLTAAITKTLAAKGWSEFVAFDQIDKAPEEKERGITIATAHVEYETPNRHYAHVDCPGHADYIKNMITGAAQMDGCILVVAATDGPMPQTREHILLARQVGVPAVVVFLNKCDMVDDEELLELVELEVRELLTGYEFPGDDTPVVRGSALKALESDDPESDDCKPIIELMEACDDFIPEPQRDIDKPFLMPIEDVFSISGRGTVVTGRVERGVIKVGEEIEIVGMKDTMKTTCTGVEMFRKILDQGQAGDNVGVLLRGVKREDVERGQVLARPKTITPHKKFKAEVYVLNKEEGGRHTPFFSGYRPQFYFRTTDVTGVVTLEEGVEMVMPGDNATFLVELIAPIAMEPGLRFAIREGGRTVGAGVVSEIEE; translated from the coding sequence ATGGGCAAAGCCAAATTCGAGCGCAATAAGCCGCACGTAAACATCGGCACCGTCGGGCACATCGACCACGGCAAGACCACGCTGACCGCGGCCATCACCAAGACCCTGGCCGCCAAGGGCTGGTCCGAATTCGTGGCCTTCGACCAGATCGACAAGGCCCCGGAAGAGAAAGAGCGCGGCATCACCATCGCCACGGCGCACGTGGAGTACGAGACGCCCAACCGTCACTACGCCCACGTGGACTGCCCCGGGCACGCCGACTACATCAAGAACATGATCACTGGCGCCGCCCAGATGGACGGCTGCATCCTGGTCGTGGCCGCCACCGACGGCCCCATGCCGCAGACCCGCGAGCACATCCTGCTCGCCCGCCAGGTCGGCGTCCCCGCCGTCGTCGTTTTCCTGAACAAGTGCGACATGGTGGATGACGAGGAGCTGCTGGAGCTGGTGGAGCTGGAAGTCCGCGAGCTGCTGACCGGCTACGAGTTCCCTGGCGACGACACCCCGGTTGTGCGCGGCTCCGCGCTGAAGGCGCTGGAGAGCGACGATCCGGAGTCCGACGACTGCAAGCCCATCATCGAGTTGATGGAAGCCTGCGACGACTTCATTCCCGAGCCGCAGCGCGACATCGACAAGCCTTTCCTGATGCCCATCGAGGACGTCTTCTCCATCTCCGGCCGCGGCACCGTGGTCACCGGCCGCGTCGAGCGCGGCGTGATCAAGGTGGGCGAGGAGATCGAGATCGTGGGCATGAAGGACACGATGAAGACCACCTGCACCGGCGTCGAGATGTTCCGCAAGATTCTCGACCAGGGCCAGGCGGGCGACAACGTGGGCGTGCTGCTTCGCGGCGTGAAGCGCGAGGACGTGGAGCGCGGCCAGGTGCTGGCCCGTCCCAAGACGATCACGCCGCACAAGAAGTTCAAGGCCGAGGTGTACGTCCTGAACAAGGAAGAGGGCGGCCGCCACACGCCGTTCTTCTCGGGCTACCGTCCGCAGTTCTACTTCCGCACCACCGACGTCACCGGCGTGGTGACGCTGGAAGAGGGCGTGGAAATGGTCATGCCCGGCGACAACGCCACCTTCCTGGTGGAGCTGATCGCGCCCATCGCCATGGAGCCCGGCCTGCGCTTCGCCATCCGCGAGGGCGGCCGCACCGTGGGCGCCGGCGTGGTCTCCGAGATCGAGGAGTAA
- the rpsJ gene encoding 30S ribosomal protein S10, with protein sequence MATMTSDRIRIKLKAYDYRILDKAVAEIVDTARNTGAALAGPIPLPTNIHKTTVQKSVHVDKKSREQFEQRVHKRLLDILEPTQQTVDALGKLSLPAGVDVEIKL encoded by the coding sequence ATGGCCACCATGACCAGCGATCGCATTCGCATCAAACTGAAGGCGTACGACTACCGCATTCTCGACAAGGCGGTGGCCGAGATCGTGGATACGGCGCGCAATACCGGTGCCGCCCTGGCCGGGCCCATCCCGCTGCCGACCAATATCCACAAGACCACGGTCCAGAAGAGCGTGCACGTGGACAAGAAGTCGCGCGAGCAGTTCGAGCAGCGTGTTCACAAGCGCCTGCTGGACATCCTCGAGCCCACCCAGCAGACCGTGGACGCGCTTGGCAAGCTGTCCCTGCCCGCCGGCGTGGACGTGGAAATCAAACTGTAG